A region of Anticarsia gemmatalis isolate Benzon Research Colony breed Stoneville strain chromosome 18, ilAntGemm2 primary, whole genome shotgun sequence DNA encodes the following proteins:
- the LOC142980480 gene encoding trypsin, alkaline C-like — MRVFILLAACYAAVSAVPYNAPRIVGGAVTTIDNYPSMVVILRGPNMVNFLQMCGGTILNQRSVLTAGHCFDPPNTLMYRARIGSTYANSGGILHYISSILIHPEFRDGHDVALFRTASPIVYSNVVQPAPIAGANYNLRDDEEVWATGWGDIALMGPRSEELRHVQIWTINQDVCRERYRRDIADHFLCTGWLDVGGRDQCHGDSGGPVYHHGVVVGICHAGMGCASPFFPGINMRVSYYSTWIQNNA; from the exons ATGcgtgtgtttattttgttagctGCTTGCTATGCAGCTGTTTCAG CTGTCCCCTACAATGCTCCTCGGATTGTGGGTGGTGCTGTCACCACTATTGACAACTACCCTTCCATGGTTGTTATTCTTCGAGGACCTAATATGGTGAACTTCCTTCAAATGTGTGGTGGTACCATCTTGAACCAGAGATCTGTTCTTACTGCTGGTCACTGTTTTGA TCCACCAAACACTTTAATGTACCGTGCTCGCATCGGCTCCACATACGCCAACAGCGGGGGCATACTTCACTACATCAGCAGTATCCTCATTCACCCAGAATTCAGGGACGGCCATGACGTTGCACTGTTCCGCACTGCCAGTCCCATTGTGTACAGCAACGTCGTACAACCAGCTCCTATCGCTGGTGCTAACTATAACCTGAGAGACGATGAGGAAGTGTGGGCCACTGGATGGGGTGATATTGCT TTAATGGGACCCAGATCTGAAGAACTCCGTCACGTTCAAATCTGGACCATCAACCAGGATGTTTGTCGAGAGCGTTATCGTAGGGACATTGCCGACCATTTCCTTTGTACCGGTTGGCTTGATGTTGGTGGTCGTGACCAGTGCCATGGTGACTCTGGTGGTCCCGTCTACCATCATGGAGTGGTCGTCGGAATATGCCACGCAGGAATGGGATGCGCGTCCCCCTTTTTCCCCGGTATCAACATGAGGGTTTCATACTACTCTACCTGGATTCAAAATAACGCTTGA
- the LOC142980481 gene encoding trypsin, alkaline C-like, translating into MRVFILLAVCYAAVSAVPTAPRIVGGDVTTIDNYPSMVAILNAFDLINFRQTCGGTILNQRSVLTAAHCFFPPNPEEFRVRVGSTYRHSGGTVFNSDRLIIHPDYRGDHDIALLRIAGTFVYSNVVQPAPIAGPNYQLLGDEEVWATGWGAIYFMGPRSEELRHVQYWTISQEVCSERQGSAAADNILCTGWLGVGGVGQCHGDSGGPVYHHGVVVGVTHGGSGCASPIFPSVNMRVSFYSTWIQDNA; encoded by the exons CTGTGCCCACTGCTCCGCGGATTGTGGGTGGTGACGTCACCACTATTGACAACTACCCTTCCATGGTTGCTATACTGAACGCGTTTGATTTGATTAATTTCCGTCAAACATGTGGTGGTACCATCTTGAACCAAAGATCTGTGCTGACTGCTGCTCACTGTTtctt CCCACCGAATCCTGAAGAATTCCGTGTTCGAGTTGGCTCCACATACCGCCATAGCGGTGGTACAGTCTTCAATTCCGACAGACTCATCATACACCCTGACTATAGAGGAGACCATGACATCGCTCTGTTGCGCATTGCTGGTACTTTCGTGTACAGCAACGTCGTGCAACCAGCTCCTATCGCTGGTCCCAACTATCAGCTGCTAGGTGATGAAGAAGTCTGGGCTACTGGATGGGGTgctatttat TTCATGGGCCCCAGGTCTGAAGAACTCCGCCACGTTCAATACTGGACAATAAGCCAGGAGGTCTGTAGTGAGCGTCAGGGGAGTGCTGCAGCTGACAATATACTCTGCACCGGCTGGCTTGGCGTTGGTGGGGTCGGGCAGTGCCATGGAGACTCCGGTGGTCCCGTCTACCACCACGGTGTGGTCGTCGGAGTCACTCATGGAGGGAGTGGATGCGCTTCTCCTATATTCCCTAGCGTCAATATGAGAGTGTCGTTCTATTCTACTTGGATTCAAGATAACGCTTAA